A window from Sphingobacterium hotanense encodes these proteins:
- a CDS encoding copper resistance protein NlpE, protein MKKLLSLSFCVGALTFAACESNANKQGAGADTTTMSDDTSADTVDNAHNSQNSVDWAGTYKGVIPCADCPGIETTVVLNNDLTFKYTGVYQERDTKIEDAGKFMWHDNGSVVHLMGNEVNMKLKVGENQLFSLDQDGNPIDGPLKDHYILKKEL, encoded by the coding sequence ATGAAGAAATTATTATCACTTTCCTTCTGCGTTGGAGCACTAACCTTCGCCGCTTGTGAATCGAATGCGAATAAACAAGGTGCCGGAGCTGATACCACTACTATGTCTGACGACACGAGCGCTGACACTGTGGATAATGCGCATAACTCGCAAAACTCGGTCGACTGGGCAGGTACATATAAAGGAGTTATTCCTTGCGCCGATTGTCCAGGAATTGAAACAACTGTTGTTTTAAATAATGACTTAACCTTTAAGTACACTGGAGTTTATCAAGAGCGCGATACTAAAATCGAAGATGCTGGTAAATTTATGTGGCATGACAACGGCAGCGTCGTACATCTGATGGGGAATGAAGTCAATATGAAATTGAAGGTTGGTGAGAATCAGCTATTCTCGCTAGATCAAGATGGAAACCCAATTGATGGCCCACTGAAAGACCATTATATCTTGAAGAAAGAGCTTTAA
- a CDS encoding quinone-dependent dihydroorotate dehydrogenase, with the protein MYKLVKPLFFQMNPEQAHHNVTSGLKFFTKIWGSNALLKSLYTVEDPRLQTTVFGLTFKNPVGLAAGFDKNADYIEQMSKLGFGFIEIGTVTPKPQPGNDKPRMFRLVNDQALINRMGFNNQGADVAAGRLKHLKEKNGVIIGGNIGKNKVTPNEEAVNDYIYCFNSLFDYVDYFVVNVSSPNTPGLRDLQEKEPLKKILNKLQDLNNAKASPKPILLKIAPDLTDSQLDDIVEIVQHTKIAGVIATNTTISREGLYSDPNLVKEAGGVSGKPLTKRSTEVIKYLSDKSNKAFPIIGVGGIHSAADAIEKLNAGASLIQIYTGFIYEGPGLVAEICKGILKGK; encoded by the coding sequence ATGTACAAATTAGTTAAACCACTATTTTTTCAGATGAACCCTGAGCAAGCGCATCATAATGTGACTTCGGGGTTGAAATTTTTTACTAAAATCTGGGGATCTAACGCGCTTTTAAAATCATTATATACCGTTGAAGACCCGAGATTACAAACTACAGTTTTTGGTTTAACGTTCAAGAATCCGGTGGGATTGGCAGCGGGATTTGACAAGAATGCGGATTACATTGAGCAGATGTCAAAGCTGGGGTTTGGATTTATTGAAATCGGAACCGTGACGCCGAAACCGCAACCCGGAAATGATAAGCCGCGTATGTTCAGATTGGTGAACGACCAGGCATTGATCAACCGTATGGGCTTTAACAATCAAGGTGCCGATGTGGCGGCAGGACGATTAAAGCACCTGAAGGAGAAGAATGGCGTTATTATCGGTGGGAACATTGGTAAGAACAAAGTAACTCCAAATGAGGAGGCCGTGAATGATTATATTTATTGCTTTAATTCCTTGTTTGATTATGTAGATTATTTTGTTGTCAATGTAAGTTCTCCAAATACGCCGGGTTTACGTGATTTACAAGAGAAGGAACCGCTGAAGAAGATTTTGAATAAGCTTCAGGATTTAAATAATGCGAAGGCGAGTCCTAAACCTATCTTATTAAAGATAGCTCCCGACTTGACGGATTCGCAATTAGATGATATTGTGGAGATTGTTCAGCACACCAAGATTGCCGGTGTCATTGCAACCAATACGACGATTTCGCGCGAGGGACTCTATAGCGATCCTAATTTAGTGAAGGAAGCAGGTGGGGTTTCAGGAAAGCCGTTGACAAAACGTTCTACCGAAGTCATCAAGTACTTGTCGGATAAGTCAAATAAAGCATTCCCAATTATTGGGGTCGGAGGGATTCATTCGGCCGCAGATGCGATAGAAAAGCTTAATGCTGGTGCTAGCTTGATTCAGATATATACGGGCTTCATCTATGAAGGTCCGGGGCTGGTGGCTGAAATCTGTAAAGGAATATTAAAGGGGAAATAA
- a CDS encoding ABC-F family ATP-binding cassette domain-containing protein — protein MISINNLTFEIGARALYDEANWHIKPGDKVGLIGANGTGKSTLLKIIVGEYSPTAGTISMAKDLKIGYLNQDLLSYHSDKSILHVAMEAFERQNQLHSEIEVLLKKLETDYSDEILNKLSDKQMEFEALDGYSIEFRAHEILAGLGFSEDEQQRPLATFSGGWRMRVMLARILLQTPDILLLDEPTNHLDLPSIKWLENYLQAFEGAIVIVSHDRYFLDRIINKTVESRKGKLTLYAGNYSFYLEEKSLREEIQGNQFKNQQAKIKQEEKLIERFRAKASKAKMVQSRIKALDRMEKVDDIDDDNPEVNFSFKFSKPSGRHVVTIDQISKSYPNLQILEKTDGLIEKGDKIALIGANGKGKSTLLRIVADADSEYTGTSTKGHNVSQTFFAQHQLEALHLENSILQELVAFAPKHTETELRSILGCFLFTGDDVFKKIKVLSGGEKSRVALAKALTADANFLVLDEPTNHLDMASVNILIQALQQYEGTFIVVSHDRYFLDNVANKIWYIEDKKIKEYPGTYQEYEVWNSKRVVKPEEKQPKKVKEELKKEKPVLTDDLQKTLQKKNRELAALEQKIADQEVAVKNLEAELAKEEIYSDAVKLQETTRNYNSEKARYDQFQSDWEKLAEEIMELEG, from the coding sequence ATGATATCAATAAATAATTTAACATTTGAAATTGGCGCTCGCGCATTATACGATGAAGCGAACTGGCATATTAAGCCAGGAGATAAGGTCGGATTGATCGGTGCAAACGGTACTGGTAAATCGACTCTACTGAAAATCATCGTAGGGGAATATAGCCCAACAGCCGGTACCATTTCGATGGCGAAGGACTTAAAGATTGGCTATCTGAACCAGGACCTCCTATCCTACCACTCGGATAAAAGCATCCTGCACGTGGCTATGGAGGCATTCGAACGTCAAAATCAATTGCATAGCGAAATCGAAGTTCTATTAAAGAAACTAGAGACCGACTACTCCGACGAGATCCTCAATAAACTAAGCGATAAGCAGATGGAATTTGAAGCCTTGGATGGCTACAGCATCGAATTCCGCGCCCATGAAATCCTAGCCGGACTAGGTTTTTCTGAAGATGAACAACAGCGACCATTGGCGACATTCTCCGGAGGATGGCGTATGCGTGTGATGCTTGCGCGAATCTTATTGCAAACACCGGATATCCTGTTACTGGATGAGCCTACCAACCACTTAGACTTACCCTCTATCAAATGGCTGGAAAACTATCTACAGGCATTCGAAGGTGCGATTGTAATCGTCTCCCACGACCGTTACTTCCTTGACAGAATCATCAATAAAACGGTTGAATCTCGTAAAGGGAAGCTAACGCTATATGCTGGGAACTATTCTTTCTATTTAGAAGAGAAATCCCTACGTGAGGAAATCCAAGGAAATCAATTCAAGAACCAACAAGCAAAGATTAAGCAAGAAGAGAAGCTAATCGAACGCTTCCGTGCAAAAGCCAGCAAGGCGAAGATGGTACAGTCGAGAATCAAAGCTTTAGACCGTATGGAAAAGGTTGATGATATCGATGATGACAATCCGGAAGTAAACTTCAGCTTCAAGTTCTCCAAACCTTCGGGCCGCCACGTCGTGACGATCGACCAAATATCTAAATCTTATCCTAATCTTCAAATTTTAGAAAAGACAGACGGATTGATCGAAAAGGGCGACAAAATAGCATTAATTGGTGCAAACGGTAAAGGTAAATCAACCTTGCTACGTATCGTAGCAGATGCCGACAGCGAATATACCGGTACGAGCACAAAAGGTCATAATGTTTCGCAGACATTCTTCGCCCAGCATCAACTGGAGGCCTTACACCTAGAGAATTCTATTCTTCAGGAGTTAGTCGCTTTTGCCCCTAAGCATACCGAAACGGAACTTCGCTCGATACTTGGTTGTTTCTTATTTACCGGAGATGATGTATTCAAGAAAATCAAAGTATTATCGGGAGGCGAGAAATCCAGAGTCGCGCTAGCGAAAGCTTTAACAGCGGATGCTAACTTCCTAGTTCTCGATGAGCCGACCAACCACCTGGATATGGCGTCTGTAAACATCCTTATACAAGCCTTGCAACAATACGAAGGAACGTTCATCGTCGTATCCCACGACCGTTATTTCCTGGATAATGTTGCCAATAAAATTTGGTATATCGAAGACAAGAAAATCAAAGAATATCCTGGTACCTATCAGGAATATGAGGTTTGGAATTCCAAACGCGTGGTAAAACCGGAAGAAAAACAACCTAAAAAGGTCAAAGAAGAGCTTAAAAAGGAAAAACCGGTACTTACCGACGATCTACAGAAAACCTTACAAAAGAAAAACAGAGAACTAGCAGCTCTAGAACAAAAGATTGCCGACCAAGAAGTTGCAGTCAAAAATCTGGAAGCCGAGCTCGCAAAAGAAGAAATCTATTCCGACGCCGTCAAGCTCCAGGAGACAACCAGAAATTATAACTCCGAAAAAGCAAGATACGATCAGTTCCAAAGCGATTGGGAAAAACTTGCTGAAGAGATTATGGAATTGGAAGGGTGA
- a CDS encoding transposase, producing the protein MINQAKALKLIKLYQYVCDKYDSELQYYCQRFSNNNKPDFTDQEVLTIYLFSVHEEQRLRIKQIHKFASDYLMDWFPKLTSYVAFNTRINRLFDVLRSLCQSVIEDFAPEECSREFSLLDSMPIITCSGTRRAKVALEITDKSFCSTKRLWYFGLKLHALNSYNKSTLPRPESIVISKASESDLNIFKENWASIAGRTFFGDKIYRDAPFFEWFYKEKKSIMYTPIRETQGKPDCLKNRDRAYNDLFSRAVSRVRQPIESFFNWINEKTQIQNASKVRSTKGLLVHVFGKLTACFIKPIFNP; encoded by the coding sequence ATGATCAATCAGGCCAAGGCTCTAAAATTAATAAAATTATACCAGTATGTGTGTGATAAATATGACAGTGAACTGCAATATTACTGTCAGCGATTTTCAAACAATAACAAACCTGACTTTACTGATCAGGAGGTTTTGACCATCTATTTATTCAGTGTGCACGAGGAACAGCGGCTAAGGATCAAGCAGATTCATAAATTCGCCTCGGATTATCTGATGGATTGGTTTCCCAAGCTAACTTCGTACGTAGCATTCAACACCCGTATCAACCGCCTTTTTGATGTTTTGAGATCTCTCTGTCAGTCAGTTATAGAGGACTTTGCTCCAGAAGAGTGCTCCAGAGAATTTTCCCTACTGGACTCTATGCCCATCATAACCTGCAGTGGGACTAGAAGAGCAAAGGTAGCTCTGGAGATAACGGATAAAAGCTTCTGCTCAACGAAGAGGCTTTGGTATTTTGGATTAAAACTTCATGCGCTCAACAGCTATAACAAATCCACGCTGCCTCGTCCGGAAAGCATTGTAATAAGCAAGGCATCTGAAAGTGACCTGAACATATTTAAGGAGAACTGGGCATCCATCGCAGGTAGGACGTTCTTTGGTGACAAGATATACCGTGACGCCCCATTCTTCGAGTGGTTTTATAAAGAAAAGAAATCAATTATGTATACCCCGATAAGGGAAACCCAAGGAAAGCCGGATTGTTTAAAAAACAGGGATCGTGCTTATAATGATCTGTTTTCAAGAGCAGTATCTAGGGTAAGACAACCAATCGAATCCTTTTTTAATTGGATAAATGAAAAAACACAGATACAAAACGCAAGTAAGGTCAGATCTACCAAAGGACTATTAGTACATGTGTTCGGTAAATTAACAGCCTGTTTCATAAAGCCTATTTTCAACCCTTAA
- a CDS encoding DUF4126 domain-containing protein, translating to MEYLLSLFVGIGLAAATGFRVFLPIFFFSLGTYMGWIPANESFAWVGTLPAVIGAGTATLIEILAYYIPFVDNLLDTISVPLATVAGSLLFASQFTEVNDWTQWSLALIAGGGTAATISSALAGTRAASSGTTGGIGNPVISTVETVGSTLMSILAVFLPILAIILVAVFFYLIIKYSKKLWSKVKGNKLKSNVPRNST from the coding sequence ATGGAATATTTGCTCTCCCTTTTTGTTGGTATTGGCCTAGCGGCTGCTACAGGATTTCGTGTATTTCTCCCTATTTTCTTCTTTAGCTTAGGAACCTATATGGGATGGATTCCGGCGAATGAAAGCTTTGCATGGGTTGGAACCTTGCCTGCCGTCATTGGTGCTGGAACGGCTACCTTGATTGAAATTCTTGCTTATTATATTCCTTTTGTCGACAACCTTCTTGATACCATATCCGTACCATTAGCAACGGTTGCAGGCTCTTTGTTATTTGCTTCGCAATTCACCGAAGTAAACGATTGGACGCAATGGTCGTTGGCATTAATTGCTGGTGGAGGTACGGCGGCAACTATCAGCTCAGCCTTAGCGGGCACCCGCGCTGCATCGAGTGGAACTACCGGAGGGATCGGAAATCCCGTCATATCAACGGTAGAAACTGTGGGGTCGACTTTAATGAGTATTCTAGCGGTCTTTCTACCGATTCTCGCTATCATTCTCGTAGCGGTATTTTTCTATTTGATCATCAAATACAGTAAGAAACTTTGGAGCAAAGTTAAAGGGAACAAATTGAAATCAAATGTTCCCAGAAATAGTACTTAG
- a CDS encoding 1-acyl-sn-glycerol-3-phosphate acyltransferase — translation MLYPLLRSFVKFGLNWYITDWQLKNMAIASLQHPTIVVSNHPNSFFDALVLAVNSPKETRFLVRGDIFKKEWANWTLRTLFMIPIYKKSDDPDFEVMNAFTYDECAKWLKSAENIVIFPEGVSRNSHLLRPFMPTGFTSLIKRAISMDIPVQIQPFVIGYSSFDYIPKSVSLEALSPIDSTDYISDGDVDAARILQLVREEMESAMPSGPVEPSIDYLKSREWMKIPAKAGYYTHNWLYKLVKQQIEKKTSGTIFYDSLMFGVLLFGYPVLVLLISLIIGNIIGFWTGLLFFVLMPFLSYCWVQYQPVKINGEKESLKVNRLN, via the coding sequence ATGTTGTACCCGCTTCTTAGATCCTTCGTGAAATTTGGATTAAACTGGTATATAACGGATTGGCAGTTGAAAAATATGGCGATCGCTAGTCTTCAGCATCCGACTATCGTTGTTTCCAATCATCCGAATTCCTTTTTCGACGCGTTAGTATTGGCGGTCAATAGCCCCAAGGAAACGCGTTTTTTGGTGCGTGGTGATATTTTTAAGAAGGAGTGGGCGAATTGGACATTGCGGACATTATTCATGATTCCCATCTACAAGAAATCGGATGACCCTGATTTTGAGGTCATGAATGCTTTTACCTATGATGAATGTGCTAAATGGTTAAAATCAGCCGAGAATATCGTCATTTTTCCTGAAGGTGTTTCTCGCAACTCGCATTTGTTGCGCCCCTTTATGCCTACGGGTTTTACTTCCCTGATCAAGCGAGCAATCAGCATGGATATCCCGGTTCAGATCCAACCTTTTGTCATTGGCTATAGCTCGTTCGACTATATCCCTAAATCTGTGTCCTTGGAGGCATTGAGTCCGATTGACAGCACCGATTATATCAGTGATGGAGATGTAGACGCTGCGCGCATCCTGCAGTTGGTCCGCGAGGAAATGGAAAGTGCTATGCCTTCAGGCCCTGTTGAACCAAGTATTGATTATTTAAAATCGAGAGAATGGATGAAGATTCCGGCAAAGGCGGGATACTATACGCATAACTGGTTGTATAAATTGGTCAAACAACAAATCGAAAAGAAAACATCGGGAACTATTTTCTATGATTCATTAATGTTCGGCGTGCTTTTGTTCGGCTATCCAGTCTTAGTATTGCTAATAAGCCTAATTATCGGAAATATCATCGGCTTTTGGACTGGCCTGCTATTTTTCGTGCTGATGCCTTTTCTTTCCTACTGCTGGGTTCAATATCAACCTGTAAAAATCAATGGCGAGAAAGAAAGTCTTAAGGTGAATCGACTAAATTAG
- a CDS encoding ABC transporter ATP-binding protein — MTISQLFKKITPFTKPYKNLIFYTLVLTVIGSFAAQVNAFILKYTVDSISELLVNKTPLRMGLHLLGIISAVLLGKEIIYSIVQFGQKFYGEKLRIMIARDFSQAIVDKILTYKMAFYTSSINESGKLQTRIDAGISSLTRLVQNFFIDILPLFANAIIALVCMFIANFYVGLVGLIIIPIYFYVSQMQAQRLSGFRRNMRKYRENKNNQIINLIDSITVIKSFVREDLEAERHKEIQYEMTENQMATRKTSFIFDSIKSFIEQIGVVIVIILSAYFVLNEQMSIGAIMFHIMLFNNVSAPIRQLHRIYDELNDALIYSESFFEILEDEGQKEPSGNYKPDSIKGLIEIKNINFTYPNGHQAITDFSMTICPNQNTALVGLSGAGKSTIINLLDKFYEPDNGQILLDGVDIREYDTDFLRENVGLVLQRNHIFKGSIADNIRYGKTEASLEDVIEAAKKAYIHEQIMELSNGYDSEAHLLSGGQQQRIAIARMFLKNPPIIFLDEPTANLDAIATEQIKNSLDAIKVGRTVIIVSHSISQIIDSEHIIVMEKGRVVEDGTHEELFDKHGTYHKIFSAMANSLNIHKITESLKED; from the coding sequence ATGACCATATCTCAGTTATTCAAGAAAATTACTCCCTTCACCAAACCCTATAAAAATCTAATTTTTTATACGCTGGTTTTAACGGTTATCGGATCATTTGCCGCACAAGTAAATGCCTTCATCTTAAAATATACCGTCGACTCGATATCCGAACTGCTTGTCAATAAAACACCGCTGCGCATGGGATTGCATTTGCTCGGTATTATTTCGGCAGTTCTGTTGGGTAAAGAGATTATCTATTCCATCGTTCAATTCGGTCAGAAGTTTTATGGAGAAAAGCTTAGGATTATGATTGCACGCGACTTCTCGCAAGCAATAGTCGATAAGATATTAACCTATAAAATGGCGTTCTACACGTCGAGCATCAATGAGTCCGGAAAGTTGCAGACACGAATCGATGCCGGTATCAGCTCACTCACGCGTTTAGTACAGAACTTCTTTATCGATATCTTGCCGCTATTTGCCAATGCTATTATCGCCTTGGTATGTATGTTTATTGCCAATTTCTATGTCGGATTGGTCGGCTTGATCATCATCCCGATTTATTTCTACGTGTCGCAAATGCAAGCGCAAAGGCTATCGGGCTTTCGTAGGAATATGCGTAAGTATAGAGAAAACAAAAATAACCAGATTATCAATCTAATTGATTCCATTACCGTTATCAAGTCGTTCGTTCGGGAGGACTTGGAGGCAGAGCGTCATAAAGAAATACAATATGAGATGACGGAGAATCAGATGGCAACACGCAAGACTAGTTTCATCTTCGACAGCATCAAAAGTTTCATAGAACAGATCGGCGTAGTTATCGTAATCATCCTGAGCGCCTACTTTGTGCTGAATGAGCAGATGTCTATTGGTGCAATCATGTTCCATATCATGTTGTTCAACAACGTTTCGGCACCTATCCGACAATTACACCGTATTTACGATGAGCTCAATGATGCATTGATCTATTCCGAGAGCTTCTTCGAGATCTTGGAAGATGAAGGGCAGAAGGAGCCAAGCGGAAACTATAAACCCGATTCTATCAAAGGCTTAATCGAAATCAAGAATATCAACTTCACATATCCTAATGGTCATCAAGCAATTACAGATTTCAGTATGACCATCTGCCCGAATCAAAATACCGCCTTGGTAGGACTATCGGGGGCCGGAAAAAGTACGATTATCAACTTGCTGGATAAGTTTTACGAACCGGATAATGGACAAATCTTATTGGATGGCGTAGATATTAGAGAGTATGATACCGACTTTTTAAGGGAGAATGTGGGATTAGTATTGCAGCGGAACCACATCTTTAAGGGAAGCATTGCCGATAATATCCGCTATGGTAAAACCGAAGCAAGTTTGGAAGATGTAATCGAAGCGGCGAAGAAAGCGTACATACATGAACAAATAATGGAGCTTTCGAATGGTTACGACTCGGAAGCACATCTTTTGTCGGGGGGCCAGCAACAACGTATTGCTATTGCCCGTATGTTTTTAAAGAATCCGCCTATTATCTTCTTGGACGAACCTACTGCTAATCTGGATGCCATTGCCACCGAGCAGATAAAAAACAGCTTAGACGCCATCAAAGTGGGGCGTACGGTAATCATTGTATCCCATAGCATCTCGCAGATTATCGACTCCGAACATATTATTGTTATGGAGAAAGGCCGGGTAGTGGAAGATGGAACGCATGAGGAACTTTTTGATAAACATGGGACCTATCACAAGATTTTTAGCGCTATGGCGAATAGCTTGAACATCCACAAAATAACAGAATCATTGAAAGAAGATTGA
- a CDS encoding polysaccharide deacetylase family protein — MLKKKLLITFSISLFLGAFYSCNQIVGSTTTANAVETPDQKPEIEEPVQQDTLYLMDKLDSLNRNLIVFPAVDSLNKIEPKQAKRNLRDSIYRELNKKDKHIYLTFDDGPLIGSRAIDSIATAKDTKLSAFLVAKHANMSKRLKNDFERYSKNPLVECYNHSYTHANNRFHAFYSNPELAVADFERCEEALGLKQKIVRMPGRNIWLFDDVRRVDLTSGSQTADLLGANGYRIYGWDVEWKIHGLSGNPVQSVNEIYTRIRTMLGNKSTLKPNNIVLLMHDDMFQNKKGQQLLSGLIDSLKQHKDYHFEFISTYPHKY, encoded by the coding sequence ATGTTGAAAAAGAAATTGCTTATTACCTTTTCCATCTCCCTATTTCTCGGAGCTTTTTATTCATGTAATCAAATTGTAGGCTCGACGACAACGGCGAACGCCGTCGAAACACCGGACCAAAAGCCAGAGATAGAAGAGCCTGTTCAACAGGATACGCTATACCTAATGGATAAATTAGATTCATTAAATCGCAATTTAATTGTATTTCCTGCGGTTGATTCTTTAAATAAGATCGAACCTAAACAAGCAAAACGTAATCTTCGGGATTCTATATACCGCGAGCTGAACAAAAAGGATAAACATATCTACCTTACTTTTGATGATGGTCCTTTGATTGGCTCTCGTGCAATCGATTCTATCGCCACAGCGAAGGATACCAAATTGAGTGCTTTCTTAGTAGCGAAGCATGCAAATATGAGCAAGCGTTTGAAGAATGACTTTGAGCGTTATTCGAAGAACCCACTTGTGGAGTGTTATAATCATAGTTACACGCATGCGAATAATAGATTCCATGCCTTCTATAGCAATCCTGAACTGGCAGTTGCAGATTTCGAACGCTGTGAAGAAGCGTTAGGATTAAAACAAAAGATTGTTCGTATGCCAGGACGTAATATCTGGTTATTTGACGATGTTCGCCGGGTAGACTTAACGAGTGGCAGTCAAACTGCTGACTTGTTAGGAGCAAATGGATACCGTATTTACGGTTGGGATGTCGAGTGGAAAATACACGGATTGTCAGGAAACCCTGTTCAGTCGGTAAACGAAATCTACACACGCATTCGCACCATGTTAGGCAATAAGTCTACTTTAAAACCGAACAATATTGTCCTTTTAATGCACGACGATATGTTTCAGAATAAAAAGGGGCAGCAATTGCTTAGTGGTCTGATTGACAGCTTGAAACAACATAAAGACTATCACTTCGAGTTTATTTCCACTTATCCGCACAAATACTAA
- the ychF gene encoding redox-regulated ATPase YchF — translation MALQCGIVGLPNVGKSTLFNCLSNAKAQAANFPFCTIEPNVGVITVPDERLNKLAELVNPQRIVPNNIEIVDIAGLVKGASKGEGLGNQFLGNIRTTNAIIHVLRCFDDGNVVHVDGSVDPIRDKEIIDTELQLKDLDTVVKRIQKVEKMAKTGGDKDAKKTFEILSVVKEHLEAGKSARTAPISEEDAEFIADLTLLTVKPVLYVCNVDEASVNTGNAYVERVKEAVKDENAEVLVISAQIESEIAQLEDYEERKMFLDDLGLEESGVNKLIRAAYSLLDLATYFTAGVQEVRAWTIEKGYTAPQAAGVIHTDFEKGFIRAEVIKYEDFIKYGSEAAVKEAGKLSVEGKTYIVEDGDIMHFRFNV, via the coding sequence ATGGCATTACAATGTGGTATCGTTGGCCTACCGAACGTAGGCAAATCAACCCTTTTTAACTGTTTATCGAATGCAAAGGCACAGGCAGCAAACTTCCCGTTCTGTACTATCGAGCCTAACGTAGGTGTAATCACTGTACCAGACGAACGTTTAAACAAATTAGCTGAGTTAGTAAATCCACAACGTATCGTTCCAAATAATATAGAGATCGTAGATATCGCCGGCCTTGTAAAAGGCGCCTCAAAGGGCGAAGGACTAGGAAACCAATTCCTGGGTAATATTCGTACAACGAATGCTATTATCCACGTATTGAGATGTTTTGATGATGGCAACGTTGTACACGTTGATGGATCGGTTGACCCTATCCGTGATAAAGAAATCATTGATACTGAACTTCAATTGAAGGACTTGGATACTGTTGTAAAACGTATTCAAAAGGTAGAAAAGATGGCTAAAACAGGTGGTGACAAAGATGCTAAGAAAACATTTGAAATCCTTTCTGTTGTTAAAGAGCATTTGGAAGCTGGTAAATCTGCAAGAACAGCTCCTATCTCTGAAGAGGATGCTGAATTCATTGCTGATCTTACATTGTTAACTGTAAAACCTGTTCTTTACGTATGTAACGTGGATGAGGCTTCTGTAAACACAGGAAATGCTTATGTAGAACGCGTGAAAGAAGCAGTAAAAGATGAAAATGCCGAAGTCTTAGTGATCTCTGCACAAATTGAATCAGAAATTGCACAGCTTGAGGATTACGAAGAACGCAAGATGTTCTTAGACGATTTAGGTCTAGAAGAATCTGGCGTTAATAAGTTAATTCGCGCAGCCTACTCGCTTTTAGATCTTGCTACTTATTTTACAGCAGGAGTTCAGGAAGTTCGCGCATGGACAATTGAGAAAGGATATACTGCTCCGCAAGCAGCTGGTGTAATCCACACAGACTTCGAAAAGGGATTTATCCGTGCCGAGGTTATCAAGTATGAAGACTTTATTAAATATGGTTCAGAAGCAGCAGTGAAAGAAGCTGGAAAACTATCTGTCGAAGGAAAAACATATATCGTAGAAGACGGTGATATTATGCACTTCCGTTTTAACGTATAA
- a CDS encoding universal stress protein: MSATKFNRILLAVDESPCSERAINYAKGIVADLKPSLALVTVVPPTSPTSYGVDPLLGQQPIIVPEVSEIQQQSAQNFLDGLATEFSAASETFTFNRIGDVRDEVLQVAKEWTADLIIVGTNGRTGFDHFLSGSVSEAIIRKATCPVLVIPLNCD, from the coding sequence ATGAGCGCAACAAAATTTAATAGAATATTATTAGCAGTTGATGAAAGCCCCTGTTCGGAGCGTGCGATCAACTATGCGAAAGGAATAGTAGCCGATCTAAAGCCGTCGTTGGCATTAGTAACTGTAGTCCCTCCTACTTCACCGACAAGCTATGGCGTTGATCCGTTATTAGGACAGCAACCTATCATTGTCCCGGAGGTATCGGAAATTCAGCAGCAATCCGCGCAGAACTTCTTAGATGGTTTAGCGACAGAGTTCAGCGCTGCTTCCGAAACCTTTACATTTAATCGAATAGGTGATGTCCGCGATGAAGTTTTGCAGGTGGCTAAGGAATGGACAGCCGACTTAATAATTGTAGGCACGAATGGTCGCACTGGTTTTGACCATTTCTTATCAGGATCTGTATCCGAGGCTATTATTCGAAAAGCAACTTGTCCTGTATTGGTAATTCCTTTGAATTGCGATTAG